The Bacteroidales bacterium genome segment ATTCCTCCTGGTTGTCAGTTTTCAGCATGGTACGGGGAGGGCCGTAAACAACATAAATCATACCCCGGTCGGTTTTCCAGCCTTCCCGGTCGGCTGTGAAATAATAATTGGCAAAGAATACCCTGTTGTAATAGGCCCGTATCAGATCGCGCGCCGTCTGAATATTATCGCCGCAGGTCAGCCAGAAATTATCCACCGCAGCCTTGGGATTCGGATTTTGTTCAATGGCTTTTTGTTCAGGTCCTGAGGTAAGGTAGGCAAGGGGCGGTATCATCTGGGCAGGTGTTTTTATTTCGGGGTAATGTTCACCGGGGCAGAGAAGCGTGAATCCGTCGAAGCTCATGGTGTCGGCGCGGAAATGAAACAGGCCTGTTCGGGTGGTATCGAATACCAGGGTATCAGAGAGGGCAATTTTCCAGACACTGTCAGGCCTGATCAGAAGATTTTTCGGTGTTTCGGAAGAAAATACCGGCAGGGGCAAGGGCTGGCTTTTCCGGTACCACTGGACATATACCGAATCAATACCTCCCGGTCCATAGCGCAGAATAATATTCCGCCCTGCTGCTACATAGGGTTTCAAAACCGGATAATGGGAGGTGGGTGTAAAGGCCATGAAATACTGCCTTCCGTTGCGGTCGGTCTTATCGATCCGAAGAAATGTCTGCATGGACTTGTTGCGCATATTGTCATAAGTAAACAGCCGGAGTGTGTACTGGCGTCCGTACCGGCAGCGAACCGGAAATACCGTGTAGTAGAGTCCGTGCAGTTTGTTTTTTTCCAGCTCGGTTTTGTAGGAACCGCTATCGGCCAGCTTCCGTGAGGTTTCCTTTTCATACAGTTCATAGATCTCATAGTGGAAGCGGAGGGAGGTAAGAAACCTTCCCTCGGGGTTGGCCTGGTTAAACAGCAATTCCGATTGGGGAATGCTGATATACAGGTTCGAAATGGAATCATTCAGATGCAGAATCCCTGCTTCAGGATGAATGGCCGATTCGGCAGGATTGTACAGGAAAGCCAGATTAAGAGCCTCCCGCTTCAGAGGAAGGGGAGATGAAACCGGCGCCTGCCGGCAGGAAAAAAATACAAAGCCTACCATAAACATAACTGCAGGCATCTTTCCTGAACGGAAAATAGATTCAGGGAACAATTTACTGACCTTCATTGGAATTCTTTATCTGTTCCGCTTCGGTGTGCAGACTGGTCCACCGTTCCATTTCTTCCTGCAGCTGCACGTTCAGCTTTTCAAAGGTAGTATATAAATCGGTATTTTCAGTGCTATGGCTGTGGGGAATATTCTCTGATAATTCTTTTGTTATGTCGTTGATCTGTTTTTCGAGTACAGAAATGCGTTCTTCGGATTCCTGTATCAGGGTGTTAATTTTGCGAAGCTTTCGTTCCGTTTCCTTTTTCTGCCGGTATGCTTCTCTGGATTGTTCTTTTTCCTGATCTTCTTCCTTCAGTTTTTTTACGGATTCCTTTTTCTGATTGAGTTCGTTGAGCGAGGCAAGTTTCCTCCGGGCGAGGAAATCGGAAATGTCGCCCTGGTACTGGTGGATTGAATGATTGCGGAACTCAAAAATTGCGGTAGTAAGTCCATGCAGGAAGTCCCGGTCGTGTGATACAACAATCAGCGTTCCTTCGAATGCCAGCAGAGCCTGCTTGAGAATGTCTTTCGAACGCATGTCAAGATGGTTGGTGGGCTCGTCGAGAACCAGCAGGTTGTGAGGTTCCAGAAGGAGTCTTACCAGGGCAAGCCGTGACTTTTCGCCACCTGACAGGACCTTGACTTTTTTATCAACGGCATCTCCGCGGAAAAGGAAAGCTCCCAGAAGATCACGAAGGCGGGTGCGGATTTCTCCCTTTGCTATCTGGTCGACGGTTTCCCAGACGGTTTTTTCGGGCTGAAGCAGTTCATCTGTATTCTGGGCAAAATATCCAATGCTCACATTGCGGCCAATTTTCAGCAGGCCGGAATAATCTGTTTCTCCCACAATGATTTTGCTGAGGGTAGTTTTTCCTTCTCCGTTTCGGCCGATGAATGCGACTTTCTGGCCCCGTTCGATGACAAAATTCAACCGGTTGATAATGAGGGTGTCGCCGTAATATTTGGTTAGATCAACAGCTTCCAGGACAATGGTTCCGGAACGGACAGCCGAGGGGAAACGAATGTCGGGGTAGTCATCATCTTCTTCCTCGGGTTCAATTCGCCCGAGCTTTTCGAGCATTTTTATGCGCGACTGCACCTGAACAGCTTTTGTGGCTTTGTAGCGGAAGCGTTCAATAAAACGTTCCGTGTCTTCGATCATTTTCTGCTGGCTGGCTGCGGCGGCATTCTGCTGTTCCCTGCGTTCCCTGCTCAGAACAACAAATTCGGAATAGGGTACGGCATAGTCGTATATTTTCCCCTTTACGATTTCAATGGTTCGCCGGGTCACATTATCAAGAAAAGTACGGTCATGGGAGATGATTACCGCTGCTCCCCTGAAGCCGGCAAGGAATTCCTCAAGCCATTGGATGGACTCAATATCAAGATGATTGGTCGGTT includes the following:
- a CDS encoding GWxTD domain-containing protein → MKVSKLFPESIFRSGKMPAVMFMVGFVFFSCRQAPVSSPLPLKREALNLAFLYNPAESAIHPEAGILHLNDSISNLYISIPQSELLFNQANPEGRFLTSLRFHYEIYELYEKETSRKLADSGSYKTELEKNKLHGLYYTVFPVRCRYGRQYTLRLFTYDNMRNKSMQTFLRIDKTDRNGRQYFMAFTPTSHYPVLKPYVAAGRNIILRYGPGGIDSVYVQWYRKSQPLPLPVFSSETPKNLLIRPDSVWKIALSDTLVFDTTRTGLFHFRADTMSFDGFTLLCPGEHYPEIKTPAQMIPPLAYLTSGPEQKAIEQNPNPKAAVDNFWLTCGDNIQTARDLIRAYYNRVFFANYYFTADREGWKTDRGMIYVVYGPPRTMLKTDNQEEWTYFTEAGRKVVFTFRYKPSPLTENLFVLIRNLEPSPHWRQAVDSWRSGKVFTTQ
- a CDS encoding ATP-binding cassette domain-containing protein yields the protein MVSVQNISVHFGSFELLKEVSFLIRPQDRIGLTGKNGAGKTTLLRIICGLEQPSAGKIEKPSGLRIGYLPQEMTHNDVRTVREEVKLAFSEVLAVRQELEEVNREISLRKDYTSDAYHNLLNKSVFLHERLAILGSETMEGRIETVLTGLGFQREDLDRPASWFSGGWRMRIELAKILLSDPDLLLLDEPTNHLDIESIQWLEEFLAGFRGAAVIISHDRTFLDNVTRRTIEIVKGKIYDYAVPYSEFVVLSRERREQQNAAAASQQKMIEDTERFIERFRYKATKAVQVQSRIKMLEKLGRIEPEEEDDDYPDIRFPSAVRSGTIVLEAVDLTKYYGDTLIINRLNFVIERGQKVAFIGRNGEGKTTLSKIIVGETDYSGLLKIGRNVSIGYFAQNTDELLQPEKTVWETVDQIAKGEIRTRLRDLLGAFLFRGDAVDKKVKVLSGGEKSRLALVRLLLEPHNLLVLDEPTNHLDMRSKDILKQALLAFEGTLIVVSHDRDFLHGLTTAIFEFRNHSIHQYQGDISDFLARRKLASLNELNQKKESVKKLKEEDQEKEQSREAYRQKKETERKLRKINTLIQESEERISVLEKQINDITKELSENIPHSHSTENTDLYTTFEKLNVQLQEEMERWTSLHTEAEQIKNSNEGQ